A stretch of the Aegilops tauschii subsp. strangulata cultivar AL8/78 chromosome 4, Aet v6.0, whole genome shotgun sequence genome encodes the following:
- the LOC123493785 gene encoding uncharacterized protein, translated as MRSRFIANFQGTHDRPLDAGDLRRIKQQLGETLQKYIQRFNSVRLKIPKVTDEAIISVFSDGVRDIKMKEELAIHEELCTSLELFNLATKYARAEEGRLSLLELPAADPEEKKTKSKDVKRKGAAVLAAEPDMKRSRDQPESSKGSRPFCAYHNLHTHNTNECQELRAVREGRFGRRPERNDRGYGRGGGRGGGRCDDRGPRQEWRDRPREGRWQDQPREGAWRDQPREGAWRDQPHEDRPQGNAGPPPLPPPPRRNDDHHRDEGAGGFQEPRAIACILGGAQAPASQRIFKQFAREVNAAFPRLELKEQAVPPCLVLVIDDNLYGLIVALSYI; from the coding sequence ATGCGCagccgcttcatcgccaacttccagggcactcacgaCCGCCCCCTGgacgcgggtgacctgcgccgcatcaagcaacagcttggggagaccctgcagaaatacatccagcgcttcaacagtgtccgcctcaagatccccaaggtgacggacgaggccatcatctcagtgttctctgatggcgtccgtgacatcaagatgaaggaggagctcgccatccacgaggagttgtgcacttccctggagctgttcaacctagcgaccaagtacgcaagggctgaggaaggacgcctctccctcctcgagcttccgGCTGCTGACCCGGAAGAAAAGAAGACCAAgtccaaggacgtgaagcgcaagggagcggccgtgctcgcggcggagccagacaTGAAGCGCAGCAGGGACCAGCCGGAGTCGTCCAAGGGCAGTCGGCCGTTCTGCGCCTACCACAACCTCCacacccacaacaccaacgaatgccaggagctcagggccgTTCGAGagggacgcttcggtcgacgccccgagcgcaacgaccggggctacggccgaggaggaggacgtggcggaggacgaTGTGACGACCGTGGCCCTCGTCAGGAGTGGCGTGACCGACCTCGTGAGggccgctggcaggaccagcctcgcgagggcgcctggagggaccagcctcgcgagggcgcctggagggatcagcctcacGAGGACCGCCCGCAAGGTAACGCAGGtcctcctccgctgccgccgccgccaagaaggaatgacgaccatcatcgggacgagggggctgggggcttccaggagccgcgtgctatcgcttgcatcttgggcggagctcaagccccagcttctcagcgtatcttcaagcagtttgctcgcgaggtgaatgcagCCTTCCCCAGGCTCGAGTTGAAAGAACaagcggtgcccccatgtttggttttggtaattgatgacaatctctatggactaatagttgccttgagttatatttga